From one Rhopalosiphum padi isolate XX-2018 chromosome 2, ASM2088224v1, whole genome shotgun sequence genomic stretch:
- the LOC132923472 gene encoding DE-cadherin isoform X1, with amino-acid sequence MRWKARRSQSAPVLIALLVAALITAVVSLPEGPQSQQQQQQQQEQASGIVPANNLWSARLRHQRHLLDKTPLAEPYISNEYSTNPFQDNRGSGPKLGLTVQDNHKPVFTDCLNYQPTVKEEQPTNTYVFTVKAFDKDPPDNGGTITYTFVSAPGERPKFSIDAQTGDITTRHMFDRDEPTREKEVYLSVRATDNGKPHLDDVCTIKVTIEDENDNSPVFDKVVYRGFNYKNYVESVPQDLLAKSEVMRISATDIDDGKNSAIQYDLSPRIPHDSNYFRIDQNTGVIYLDRAIDRDPGYKFKMRATATDQGVVPKSATMDLEILVVESHKKAPTFISVQPDEVIRLPENLTNFSFDIATIIAASNTDEKSPVFELVPGRTEQSNKLNTFRLESEGNTAHIRLSRHMDYESISEYILNIRIQNKHNLAAEHQLNIQVLDVNDNIPVFTEVVSGSVLENEPAGTAVMQVRAIDADSSIANNRVTYELADNREYFTIDPYTGNITTLVMFDREKQDVYNVKVIATDNAPSALYSTGEHNKGEQVFRIEIADKNDHPPHFTQAVYEAEEIPEDANLNALVTEVKALDDDTASPVTYSIVEGNIYNAFLIENTTGKIKVNSQLDYENITDYVLRVRAFDGAFEDYCTVQIKISNVNDNPPVFQPYEGNITITEEELVPGCITKLEAYDPDIQDRSMDQRIVYSVVKDDQRKLMTINKNGCLSLIKPLDRDPPNGYATWQVIIQASDEGGGPKSLQQTTEVIIALRDINDNAPYLDMHQPVVWRENQLSGTITRLSAKDNDGPENGAPFEYFISSDASYEIKTKFGISGVELQALTTFDREEKKFYNIPITITDSGIPSLTGTSTLQVVIGDENDNAMKPGRSSIFVYTYKGESPDMEIGRVYVDDLDDWDLPDKKFKWLHGPHERFDLKSETGMITMLQNTKEQTFVLEFEITEQGAKIPKHTVNSTVVVTVKEIPEEAVDKSGSVRLAGITAEEFITPGPDNISKATILKKRLASILNATVENVDVFTILHSPHNFNATQLDVRFSAHGSPYYQPERINAAIDKHQAELEKELGVIFLMVNIDECLVEKFYCESSCTNFLNKSNEPAAVYTNTTSFVGIRAVIDPFCQCEQRATTKITCHNGGSPTSDGTGCQCPSGFEGPRCEILSIGFYGEGYALYPPLQSCMESHMSLEVRTTVDNGLLFYAGPSSVKPSPLSVQDFMSLELKDGYPVLLVDYGSGTLKIGQKQIKISDGEPHRIEIIWTKTSIEMKVDSCNLPSCLSLSPPIGLNEYLNVNGPLQLGGSFVDLRAIAATRNWTHKPFTNGFNGCIRNLTFNGHLYNLGAPSMSRNVDFSCTHGTAVAVSFGIDASFLIAIFVCLAVLLILLLAVVVHRRKSDDLYKDTDDIRENIINYEDEGGGEGDMTGYDLNVLRLMYDGSEPVQGFDDAGNLLQKRAPDEVPDICGFLGDKLNSVDNDPDLGPYDDVRNYMYEGEGNSVGSLSSLASGTDDGDLNFDYLSNFGPRFRKLADMYGEDPSDEESETYRNTHPESWC; translated from the exons TTCCAGGACAACAGAGGATCGGGCCCAAAACTTGGTTTGACGGTACAGGACAACCACAAGCCGGTATTTACAGACTGTTTAAATTACCAGCCTACCGTCAAGGAAGAACAACCAACCAACACTTATGTATTTacc GTCAAAGCGTTCGACAAGGACCCACCGGACAATGGAGGTACAATCACATACACATTTGTCAGCGCTCCCGGCGAACGTCCAAAGTTTTCCATCGACGCACAAACCGGAGATATAACCACTCGACAC ATGTTCGACCGGGACGAACCGACCCGCGAAAAAGAAGTGTACCTGTCGGTGAGGGCCACCGATAACGGAAAACCGCATCTGGACGACGTGTGCACTATCAAAGTGACCATCGAGGACGAGAACGACAACtcaccagtttttgacaaagtG GTCTATCGAGGATTCAACTACAAG aactatgttGAATCTGTACCCCAAGACTTACTGGCCAAAAGCGAAGTGATGAGAATATCGGCCACCGATATCGATGATGGTAAAAATAGTGCCATACAATACGATCTATCACCTAGAATACCGCACGACTCGAATTATTTTCGTATCGATCAAAACACAGGCGTCATTTATTTGGATCGCGCAATCGAC cgaGATCCCGGCTACAAGTTCAAAATGCGAGCTACTGCCACCGATCAAGGCGTGGTTCCCAAATCGGCTACGATGGATCTAGAGATTTTGGTAGTCGAATCGCACAAAAAAGCACCCACGTTCATATCCGTTCAGCCCGACGAAGTTATCCGTCTGCCGGAAAACCTAACTAATTTCAGTTTTGACATTGCCACCATCATCGCGGC atcGAACACGGATGAAAAATCTCCGGTTTTTGAGTTGGTGCCTGGCCGCACAGAACAATCAAACAAATTGAACACTTTCCGATTGGAATCTGAAGGAAACACCGCTCATATCAGATTGTCGAGACACATGGACTACGAATCGATCTCCGAGTACATTCTTAACATTCGAATACAG AACAAGCATAACCTGGCAGCGGAACACCAGTTGAATATCCAAGTACTAGATGTCAACGACAACATACCGGTGTTTACCGAAGTCGTATCTGGTTCCGTGCTGGAAAACGAACCGGCTGGCACAGCCGTAATGCAGGTCCGGGCGATCGACGCTGACTCGAGCATTGCCAACAACCGCGTCACGTATGAGTTGGCCGATAACCGCGAGTACTTCACCATCGACCCGTACACCGGCAACATCACAACGTTAGTAATGTTTGACCGCGAGAAACAGGACGTGTACAACGTCAAGGTAATCGCTACGGATAACGCGCCGTCGGCGCTGTACTCGACCGGTGAACACAACAAGG GCGAACAAGTGTTCCGGATCGAGATCGCCGACAAAAACGACCATCCTCCTCATTTCACCCAGGCCGTCTACGAGGCGGAAGAGATACCGGAAGACGCCAACTTAAACGCTCTGGTCACGGAAGTGAAGGCCCTGGACGACGACACCGCGTCCCCAGTCACGTACAGCATTGTGGAAGGCAACATCTACAACGCGTTCCTAATCGAAAACACGACCGGAAAAATCAAAGTCAACAGTCAGCTGGATTACGAAAACATCACCGAC TATGTGTTGAGAGTGAGAGCGTTCGACGGAGCGTTCGAGGACTATTGTACCGTCCAGATAAAAATATCCAACGTCAACGACAACCCGCCAGTGTTCCAACCGTACGAAGGAAATATAACAATCACGGAAGAAGAACTCGTGCCGGGCTGTATCACAAAG TTGGAAGCGTACGATCCAGATATTCAGGACCGATCAATGGATCAGCGTATCGTATACTCTGTGGTGAAAGATGATCAACGTAAGTTAATGACCATCAACAAAAATGGATGTCTATCGCTCATAAAACCCCTTGATCGCGATCCACCAAACGGTTATGCTACATGGCAAGTGATCATACAAGCGAGCGACGAAGGTGGTGGCCCAAAGAGCTTGCAACAAACCACAGAAGTCATCATTGCACTCAGAGATATTAACGACAATGCACCATATTTAGATATG cacCAACCTGTAGTTTGGCGTGAGAATCAATTATCTGGGACAATAACACGACTGTCTGCTAAAGATAATGATGGGCCTGAAAACGGTGCaccatttgaatattttatctcATCTGATGCCTCCTacgaaattaaaacaaaatttggaATTTCCG GAGTTGAACTTCAGGCATTAACCACATTTGATCGTGAAgagaaaaagttttataatatacctatcacaATAACTGATAGTGGAATACCTAGTTTAACTGGAACAAGTACACTCCAAGTAGTAATTGGTGATGAGAACGACAATGCCATGAAACCTGGCAGAAGCTCCatatttgtatacacatataaaggCGAATCTCCAGACATGGAAATTGGACGTGTTTATGTTGATGACTTAGACGATTGGGACTTGCCTGACAAAAAGTTCAAGTGGCTACATGGGCCACATGAACGCTTTGACCTTAAATCAGAAACTGGAATGATCACTATGCTTCAAAACACCAAAGAACAGACTTTTGTCTTGGAGTTTGAAATCACTGAACAGGGAGCAAAGATTCCCAAACATACCGTGAATTCAACTGTTGTTGTTACTGTTAAAGAAATACCTGAAGAAGCTGTAGATAAGTCAGGATCGGTTAGATTAGCCGGAATTACAGCTGAAGAATTTATTACCCCTGGTCCG gATAACATAAGTAAGgcaactatattaaaaaaacggtTGGCTTCGATTTTAAACGCCActgttgaaaatgttgatgtattcaCTATTCTGCATTCTCCTCACAATTTCAACGCCACCCAATTGGATGTACGTTTTTCCGCTCATGGTTCCCCATATTATCAGCCTGAAAGGATCAATGCTGCTATTGATAAACATCAAGCAGAG cttgAAAAAGAGTTAGGTGTCATTTTTCTTATGGTCAATATTGATGAATGTCTTGTCGAAAAGTTTTATTGTGAATCATCTTGTACAAATTTCTTGAACAAAAGCAACGAACCAGCCGCTGTATACACAAATACAACTTCTTTTGTTGGAATACGAGCTGTGATAGATCCATTTTGCCAGTGCGAACAGAGGGCAACTACTAAAATCACATGTCATAATGGCGGTAGTCCTACATCAGACGG taCTGGATGTCAGTGTCCTTCTGGTTTTGAAGGACCTCGATGCGAAATTCTCAGCATTGGTTTTTACGGTGAAGGTTATGCCTTGTATCCGCCCTTACAATCGTGTATGGAGTCTCACATGTCATTGGAAGTGCGCACCACTGTCGACAATGGTCTATTATTTTATGCTGGGCCCAGTAGTGTTAAACCTTCTCCACTGTCCGTACAAG ATTTCATGTCACTGGAGCTTAAAGATGGTTATCCTGTACTTTTGGTAGACTATGGCTCAGGAACACTAAAAATAGGACAAaagcaaattaaaatttctGACGGAGAACCACATCGCATTGAGATCATTTGGACAAAAAct AGCATTGAAATGAAAGTAGACAGTTGCAATCTTCCATCTTGCTTAAGTCTTAGTCCTCCAATAGGACTCAACGAGTATTTGAACGTAAATGGACCTTTACAACTCGGTGGATCATTTGTCGACCTAAGAGCAATAGCAGCTACACGTAATTGGACCCATAAACCATTTACCAATGGATTCAATGGTTGTATACGTAATTTAACTTTCAACGGTCATCTATACAACTTGGGTGCTCCTAGTATGTCTCGCAATGTTGATTTTTCATGTACACACGGTACAGCAGTTGCTGTGTCATTTGGTATTGATGCTAGCTTCTTGATAGCCATTTTTGTGTGCCTAGCTGTTTTATTGA TATTGCTACTAGCAGTAGTGGTGCATAGAAGAAAGTCTGATGATTTGTACAAAGACACTGATGATATTAGAGAAAACATAATCAACTATGAAGATGAAGGTGGCGGCGAGGGAGATATGACCGGTTATGATTTGAACGTTCTGCGGCTTATGTATGATGGCTCAGAACCTGTACAAGGATTTGATGATGCTGGAAATCTATTACAAAAACGTG ctcCAGATGAAGTTCCTGATATTTGTGGCTTCCTCGGTGACAAACTGAATTCAGTAGATAATGATCCAGATTTAGGTCCATATGATGATGTCCGTAATTATATGTATGAAGGTGAAGGCAATTCAGTTGGATCACTTTCGTCATTAGCTTCAG gtacggaTGATGGGGACTTAAACTTTGATTACCTTTCTAACTTTGGACCACGATTCCGCAAACTGGCTGATATGTATGGAGAAGATCCAAGTGATGAAGAAAGTGAAACGTACCGTAATACTCATCCTGAGTCGTGGTGCTAA
- the LOC132923472 gene encoding DE-cadherin isoform X2 — MRWKARRSQSAPVLIALLVAALITAVVSLPEGPQSQQQQQQQQEQASGIVPANNLWSARLRHQRHLLDKTPLAEPYISNEYSTNPFQDNRGSGPKLGLTVQDNHKPVFTDCLNYQPTVKEEQPTNTYVFTVKAFDKDPPDNGGTITYTFVSAPGERPKFSIDAQTGDITTRHMFDRDEPTREKEVYLSVRATDNGKPHLDDVCTIKVTIEDENDNSPVFDKVNYVESVPQDLLAKSEVMRISATDIDDGKNSAIQYDLSPRIPHDSNYFRIDQNTGVIYLDRAIDRDPGYKFKMRATATDQGVVPKSATMDLEILVVESHKKAPTFISVQPDEVIRLPENLTNFSFDIATIIAASNTDEKSPVFELVPGRTEQSNKLNTFRLESEGNTAHIRLSRHMDYESISEYILNIRIQNKHNLAAEHQLNIQVLDVNDNIPVFTEVVSGSVLENEPAGTAVMQVRAIDADSSIANNRVTYELADNREYFTIDPYTGNITTLVMFDREKQDVYNVKVIATDNAPSALYSTGEHNKGEQVFRIEIADKNDHPPHFTQAVYEAEEIPEDANLNALVTEVKALDDDTASPVTYSIVEGNIYNAFLIENTTGKIKVNSQLDYENITDYVLRVRAFDGAFEDYCTVQIKISNVNDNPPVFQPYEGNITITEEELVPGCITKLEAYDPDIQDRSMDQRIVYSVVKDDQRKLMTINKNGCLSLIKPLDRDPPNGYATWQVIIQASDEGGGPKSLQQTTEVIIALRDINDNAPYLDMHQPVVWRENQLSGTITRLSAKDNDGPENGAPFEYFISSDASYEIKTKFGISGVELQALTTFDREEKKFYNIPITITDSGIPSLTGTSTLQVVIGDENDNAMKPGRSSIFVYTYKGESPDMEIGRVYVDDLDDWDLPDKKFKWLHGPHERFDLKSETGMITMLQNTKEQTFVLEFEITEQGAKIPKHTVNSTVVVTVKEIPEEAVDKSGSVRLAGITAEEFITPGPDNISKATILKKRLASILNATVENVDVFTILHSPHNFNATQLDVRFSAHGSPYYQPERINAAIDKHQAELEKELGVIFLMVNIDECLVEKFYCESSCTNFLNKSNEPAAVYTNTTSFVGIRAVIDPFCQCEQRATTKITCHNGGSPTSDGTGCQCPSGFEGPRCEILSIGFYGEGYALYPPLQSCMESHMSLEVRTTVDNGLLFYAGPSSVKPSPLSVQDFMSLELKDGYPVLLVDYGSGTLKIGQKQIKISDGEPHRIEIIWTKTSIEMKVDSCNLPSCLSLSPPIGLNEYLNVNGPLQLGGSFVDLRAIAATRNWTHKPFTNGFNGCIRNLTFNGHLYNLGAPSMSRNVDFSCTHGTAVAVSFGIDASFLIAIFVCLAVLLILLLAVVVHRRKSDDLYKDTDDIRENIINYEDEGGGEGDMTGYDLNVLRLMYDGSEPVQGFDDAGNLLQKRAPDEVPDICGFLGDKLNSVDNDPDLGPYDDVRNYMYEGEGNSVGSLSSLASGTDDGDLNFDYLSNFGPRFRKLADMYGEDPSDEESETYRNTHPESWC, encoded by the exons TTCCAGGACAACAGAGGATCGGGCCCAAAACTTGGTTTGACGGTACAGGACAACCACAAGCCGGTATTTACAGACTGTTTAAATTACCAGCCTACCGTCAAGGAAGAACAACCAACCAACACTTATGTATTTacc GTCAAAGCGTTCGACAAGGACCCACCGGACAATGGAGGTACAATCACATACACATTTGTCAGCGCTCCCGGCGAACGTCCAAAGTTTTCCATCGACGCACAAACCGGAGATATAACCACTCGACAC ATGTTCGACCGGGACGAACCGACCCGCGAAAAAGAAGTGTACCTGTCGGTGAGGGCCACCGATAACGGAAAACCGCATCTGGACGACGTGTGCACTATCAAAGTGACCATCGAGGACGAGAACGACAACtcaccagtttttgacaaagtG aactatgttGAATCTGTACCCCAAGACTTACTGGCCAAAAGCGAAGTGATGAGAATATCGGCCACCGATATCGATGATGGTAAAAATAGTGCCATACAATACGATCTATCACCTAGAATACCGCACGACTCGAATTATTTTCGTATCGATCAAAACACAGGCGTCATTTATTTGGATCGCGCAATCGAC cgaGATCCCGGCTACAAGTTCAAAATGCGAGCTACTGCCACCGATCAAGGCGTGGTTCCCAAATCGGCTACGATGGATCTAGAGATTTTGGTAGTCGAATCGCACAAAAAAGCACCCACGTTCATATCCGTTCAGCCCGACGAAGTTATCCGTCTGCCGGAAAACCTAACTAATTTCAGTTTTGACATTGCCACCATCATCGCGGC atcGAACACGGATGAAAAATCTCCGGTTTTTGAGTTGGTGCCTGGCCGCACAGAACAATCAAACAAATTGAACACTTTCCGATTGGAATCTGAAGGAAACACCGCTCATATCAGATTGTCGAGACACATGGACTACGAATCGATCTCCGAGTACATTCTTAACATTCGAATACAG AACAAGCATAACCTGGCAGCGGAACACCAGTTGAATATCCAAGTACTAGATGTCAACGACAACATACCGGTGTTTACCGAAGTCGTATCTGGTTCCGTGCTGGAAAACGAACCGGCTGGCACAGCCGTAATGCAGGTCCGGGCGATCGACGCTGACTCGAGCATTGCCAACAACCGCGTCACGTATGAGTTGGCCGATAACCGCGAGTACTTCACCATCGACCCGTACACCGGCAACATCACAACGTTAGTAATGTTTGACCGCGAGAAACAGGACGTGTACAACGTCAAGGTAATCGCTACGGATAACGCGCCGTCGGCGCTGTACTCGACCGGTGAACACAACAAGG GCGAACAAGTGTTCCGGATCGAGATCGCCGACAAAAACGACCATCCTCCTCATTTCACCCAGGCCGTCTACGAGGCGGAAGAGATACCGGAAGACGCCAACTTAAACGCTCTGGTCACGGAAGTGAAGGCCCTGGACGACGACACCGCGTCCCCAGTCACGTACAGCATTGTGGAAGGCAACATCTACAACGCGTTCCTAATCGAAAACACGACCGGAAAAATCAAAGTCAACAGTCAGCTGGATTACGAAAACATCACCGAC TATGTGTTGAGAGTGAGAGCGTTCGACGGAGCGTTCGAGGACTATTGTACCGTCCAGATAAAAATATCCAACGTCAACGACAACCCGCCAGTGTTCCAACCGTACGAAGGAAATATAACAATCACGGAAGAAGAACTCGTGCCGGGCTGTATCACAAAG TTGGAAGCGTACGATCCAGATATTCAGGACCGATCAATGGATCAGCGTATCGTATACTCTGTGGTGAAAGATGATCAACGTAAGTTAATGACCATCAACAAAAATGGATGTCTATCGCTCATAAAACCCCTTGATCGCGATCCACCAAACGGTTATGCTACATGGCAAGTGATCATACAAGCGAGCGACGAAGGTGGTGGCCCAAAGAGCTTGCAACAAACCACAGAAGTCATCATTGCACTCAGAGATATTAACGACAATGCACCATATTTAGATATG cacCAACCTGTAGTTTGGCGTGAGAATCAATTATCTGGGACAATAACACGACTGTCTGCTAAAGATAATGATGGGCCTGAAAACGGTGCaccatttgaatattttatctcATCTGATGCCTCCTacgaaattaaaacaaaatttggaATTTCCG GAGTTGAACTTCAGGCATTAACCACATTTGATCGTGAAgagaaaaagttttataatatacctatcacaATAACTGATAGTGGAATACCTAGTTTAACTGGAACAAGTACACTCCAAGTAGTAATTGGTGATGAGAACGACAATGCCATGAAACCTGGCAGAAGCTCCatatttgtatacacatataaaggCGAATCTCCAGACATGGAAATTGGACGTGTTTATGTTGATGACTTAGACGATTGGGACTTGCCTGACAAAAAGTTCAAGTGGCTACATGGGCCACATGAACGCTTTGACCTTAAATCAGAAACTGGAATGATCACTATGCTTCAAAACACCAAAGAACAGACTTTTGTCTTGGAGTTTGAAATCACTGAACAGGGAGCAAAGATTCCCAAACATACCGTGAATTCAACTGTTGTTGTTACTGTTAAAGAAATACCTGAAGAAGCTGTAGATAAGTCAGGATCGGTTAGATTAGCCGGAATTACAGCTGAAGAATTTATTACCCCTGGTCCG gATAACATAAGTAAGgcaactatattaaaaaaacggtTGGCTTCGATTTTAAACGCCActgttgaaaatgttgatgtattcaCTATTCTGCATTCTCCTCACAATTTCAACGCCACCCAATTGGATGTACGTTTTTCCGCTCATGGTTCCCCATATTATCAGCCTGAAAGGATCAATGCTGCTATTGATAAACATCAAGCAGAG cttgAAAAAGAGTTAGGTGTCATTTTTCTTATGGTCAATATTGATGAATGTCTTGTCGAAAAGTTTTATTGTGAATCATCTTGTACAAATTTCTTGAACAAAAGCAACGAACCAGCCGCTGTATACACAAATACAACTTCTTTTGTTGGAATACGAGCTGTGATAGATCCATTTTGCCAGTGCGAACAGAGGGCAACTACTAAAATCACATGTCATAATGGCGGTAGTCCTACATCAGACGG taCTGGATGTCAGTGTCCTTCTGGTTTTGAAGGACCTCGATGCGAAATTCTCAGCATTGGTTTTTACGGTGAAGGTTATGCCTTGTATCCGCCCTTACAATCGTGTATGGAGTCTCACATGTCATTGGAAGTGCGCACCACTGTCGACAATGGTCTATTATTTTATGCTGGGCCCAGTAGTGTTAAACCTTCTCCACTGTCCGTACAAG ATTTCATGTCACTGGAGCTTAAAGATGGTTATCCTGTACTTTTGGTAGACTATGGCTCAGGAACACTAAAAATAGGACAAaagcaaattaaaatttctGACGGAGAACCACATCGCATTGAGATCATTTGGACAAAAAct AGCATTGAAATGAAAGTAGACAGTTGCAATCTTCCATCTTGCTTAAGTCTTAGTCCTCCAATAGGACTCAACGAGTATTTGAACGTAAATGGACCTTTACAACTCGGTGGATCATTTGTCGACCTAAGAGCAATAGCAGCTACACGTAATTGGACCCATAAACCATTTACCAATGGATTCAATGGTTGTATACGTAATTTAACTTTCAACGGTCATCTATACAACTTGGGTGCTCCTAGTATGTCTCGCAATGTTGATTTTTCATGTACACACGGTACAGCAGTTGCTGTGTCATTTGGTATTGATGCTAGCTTCTTGATAGCCATTTTTGTGTGCCTAGCTGTTTTATTGA TATTGCTACTAGCAGTAGTGGTGCATAGAAGAAAGTCTGATGATTTGTACAAAGACACTGATGATATTAGAGAAAACATAATCAACTATGAAGATGAAGGTGGCGGCGAGGGAGATATGACCGGTTATGATTTGAACGTTCTGCGGCTTATGTATGATGGCTCAGAACCTGTACAAGGATTTGATGATGCTGGAAATCTATTACAAAAACGTG ctcCAGATGAAGTTCCTGATATTTGTGGCTTCCTCGGTGACAAACTGAATTCAGTAGATAATGATCCAGATTTAGGTCCATATGATGATGTCCGTAATTATATGTATGAAGGTGAAGGCAATTCAGTTGGATCACTTTCGTCATTAGCTTCAG gtacggaTGATGGGGACTTAAACTTTGATTACCTTTCTAACTTTGGACCACGATTCCGCAAACTGGCTGATATGTATGGAGAAGATCCAAGTGATGAAGAAAGTGAAACGTACCGTAATACTCATCCTGAGTCGTGGTGCTAA